ACTACTTCGATATCGCTGTGAGGCACCCGGAGTCGTTCGCGAAAATGTCCTTCGCGATTGCGTAGTTTCACCAGACGGCGCTGTCTGTCAGCCGCAGACAGCGCCCTGGGGAGATGACGCGCTCCTCTGCACCTCCTTAGCCGCGCGTCTCCCCTGGGGAGCGGATTCGAACTTCCGCCGAACACCGCTCCCCCACTTTTCGCTTCACAGGGCGGATGGAGAAGCAACTTATGACCTGGAAAGCTGCGATGTATCGTTTACTGTCGCGCGTCGGCCTGTCTCCGCGTGCCACGCGCTACCAAGCGCCCTTTGAGGGTGCGAGCTTCTCCCGCCTCAATATGGATTGGGCGACTTCTCTTCTATCGTCAGATCAAAAGCTGCGTTTCTCGCAACGCGTCATGCGGATGCGCTCGCGCGAGCTGGCGCAGAACAACGATTACGTCATCCGCTTCCTGAATCTCGCGCGGCAGAACGTTATTGGACGCCACGGAATCGGCATGGAAATCGCGTTCGATCAGGAGCAATTCAACGGCGCCGATGCTCTCGCAGAGAAGATCGAAACCGCATGGCAGCGATGGAGTGAACGCGTTTCGACCTGTGGCCAAATGTCCTGGGTCGATTTCCAGCAAGCATGGATTGCGTGGTTTCTCGCCGATGGCGAAACCTTCGTAAAGCGCGTCAAAGGGTACCCGCACAACATCACCCGCTTCGCGCTGCAGCCGATCGACCCCGATGTCGTCGACGTCAGCTTCAATCGCGATCGAATTGAGAGCGGCGGCGGCGGCGCAAACGAAGTGCGGATGGGAGTCGAGTTGGACAGTTGGCGGCGGCCCGTGGCCTACTGGGCGCTGCGACGCCACCCAGGCGAAGGCGCAACTGTCGCGCGCGACCGCATTCCCGCTGAAGAGATGGACCACTCGTTTGTGTTCAAAATGATTGCTCAGACGCGCGGCGTGCCCTGGCTTCACACTGCAATGACTCGCATGAAGATGTTAGGCGGATACGAAGAGGCGGAGCTGGTAGCGTCGCGCCTGGCCGCGTGCAAGATGGGCTTTTTCTCCAGCGAAACTGGCGAGAGCTACGAAGGCGGAGAGCGGGCCGCAAGCGGCGAACTCGAAGTAACCGTTGAACCGGGCTCATGGGAGGAACTACCGGCAGGGCTTGACGTGAAAACTGTTGACTGGCAGCACCCGAACCAACAATTCGCGGAGTTCAGCAAAGCGATGCTGCGCGGCGCGGCAATGGGAATCAACGTCAGTTATTCATCTCTGACTGGGGATCTGCGCGATGTCAACTTCTCTTCGATCCGTCAAGGCATCCTCGATGAACGCGACGGCTGGGCATTGCTGCAGGCATTCGCAGTAGACCATCTCTGTAAGCCTGTGTTTTCCGATTGGCTGCGCATGGCCGTGACGACTGGACAAGTCGAGTTGCCCAGGCAATTACCGGTGGAAGCCGTGATCGAAGCAACGACCTGGACGCCACGTGGCTGGGACTGGGTTGATCCTCGAAGGGATGTGGATGCTGATATTGCAGCCGTGCGCGCGGGTATGACTTCCCTTAAACAGGTCTGCGCGAAGCGCGGCTTCGACTGGCGAGAAGTTCTGGAGCAGCGTGCAAAGGAAAACACATTCGCAGAAGGCCTCGGGCTATCACTCGACTTCACCACATCGGGAGCAGGCGGCGTAGAGGGAGACGCTCAAAGCGAAGGCTCTCAGCCGGCAACGCCGGCAACGCCGGCGAGAACGAAGCCGAATGGGCAGGCCCCCAAGGTGCATTAAGGGAGATTTGGAACCCGCTGCGCCAAAAGGGGAGACGCGAGAAAGGGAAAGCCCCGCGTGCAAACGTCTGCAATAAATCTCGTAAACTTTTCCCTGCTTGCGTCTCGCGCGCATCTGGGAAGCTGGTTAGGGAGCGGCATGTCTCGAACCTGGGCCGCTGCTCCCAAAGCCTGAATACCTGA
This is a stretch of genomic DNA from Terriglobia bacterium. It encodes these proteins:
- a CDS encoding phage portal protein, which produces MTWKAAMYRLLSRVGLSPRATRYQAPFEGASFSRLNMDWATSLLSSDQKLRFSQRVMRMRSRELAQNNDYVIRFLNLARQNVIGRHGIGMEIAFDQEQFNGADALAEKIETAWQRWSERVSTCGQMSWVDFQQAWIAWFLADGETFVKRVKGYPHNITRFALQPIDPDVVDVSFNRDRIESGGGGANEVRMGVELDSWRRPVAYWALRRHPGEGATVARDRIPAEEMDHSFVFKMIAQTRGVPWLHTAMTRMKMLGGYEEAELVASRLAACKMGFFSSETGESYEGGERAASGELEVTVEPGSWEELPAGLDVKTVDWQHPNQQFAEFSKAMLRGAAMGINVSYSSLTGDLRDVNFSSIRQGILDERDGWALLQAFAVDHLCKPVFSDWLRMAVTTGQVELPRQLPVEAVIEATTWTPRGWDWVDPRRDVDADIAAVRAGMTSLKQVCAKRGFDWREVLEQRAKENTFAEGLGLSLDFTTSGAGGVEGDAQSEGSQPATPATPARTKPNGQAPKVH